One genomic segment of Candidatus Polarisedimenticolaceae bacterium includes these proteins:
- a CDS encoding TlpA disulfide reductase family protein, with the protein MPIVAAVLLAAAAAAPAPRPADSKAVLDEVHRAGASAVMLNVWATWCMPCREEFPDLIKAARELAPKGLRLVLVSADMSDSAADVKTFLTEQGVDFPTFIQAETDQKFIDGLDRRWTGSIPATFLYGKDGKLVRYWEGKADYATIKKRAEAALASKEAP; encoded by the coding sequence ATGCCGATCGTCGCAGCAGTACTCCTCGCCGCCGCGGCCGCCGCCCCGGCGCCCCGCCCCGCCGACTCCAAGGCGGTCCTGGACGAGGTCCATCGCGCCGGCGCCTCCGCGGTCATGCTCAACGTGTGGGCGACGTGGTGCATGCCGTGCCGCGAGGAGTTCCCGGATCTCATCAAGGCGGCCCGCGAGCTCGCGCCGAAGGGACTCCGCCTCGTCCTCGTCTCGGCCGACATGTCGGACTCCGCGGCCGATGTGAAGACGTTCCTCACCGAGCAGGGCGTCGACTTCCCGACCTTCATCCAGGCGGAGACCGATCAGAAATTCATCGATGGCCTCGACCGGCGGTGGACCGGCTCGATCCCCGCGACGTTCCTCTACGGCAAGGACGGGAAGCTCGTCCGCTACTGGGAGGGGAAGGCCGACTACGCGACCATCAAGAAGCGCGCCGAGGCGGCGCTTGCATCCAAGGAGGCTCCATGA
- a CDS encoding thioredoxin family protein, with protein sequence MNRKALLAVPLVLAAAAGFILAGDPLTIGGKMPSTDVKMQNVDGKDVTLAQVQKPAGTLVVFTCNHCPFAKAWESRIVALGNEYAAKGIGVVAINSNDPNVAPEDDMGTMQAKAKEDGMNFPYVVDATSSVAKAFGATRTPEAFLFDKGGKLVYHGAIDDNKEDAKAVTSPYLKNALEAVTSGKDVAVKETKSVGCGIKFRS encoded by the coding sequence ATGAACCGGAAGGCACTATTGGCAGTTCCGCTCGTCCTCGCGGCCGCGGCGGGATTCATCCTCGCCGGCGATCCGCTCACGATCGGCGGCAAGATGCCCTCGACCGACGTGAAGATGCAGAACGTCGACGGCAAGGACGTCACCCTCGCCCAGGTTCAGAAGCCGGCGGGAACCCTCGTCGTCTTCACCTGCAACCATTGCCCGTTCGCCAAGGCGTGGGAATCGCGGATCGTCGCCCTCGGCAACGAGTACGCCGCGAAGGGGATCGGCGTCGTCGCGATCAACTCGAACGATCCCAACGTCGCGCCCGAGGACGACATGGGCACGATGCAGGCGAAAGCGAAGGAAGACGGCATGAACTTCCCGTACGTCGTCGACGCGACCTCGTCGGTCGCGAAGGCGTTCGGGGCGACGCGGACCCCCGAAGCGTTCCTCTTCGACAAGGGCGGAAAGCTCGTCTACCACGGCGCGATCGACGACAACAAGGAAGACGCGAAGGCCGTGACGAGCCCCTATCTCAAGAACGCCCTCGAGGCGGTCACCTCCGGTAAGGACGTCGCCGTCAAAGAGACCAAGTCGGTCGGTTGCGGGATCAAGTTCCGTTCGTGA
- the coxB gene encoding cytochrome c oxidase subunit II — protein MTWTSLLSAVDTGASFWLPRQGSTTAPAVDSLFQLITWISAFFFALIVGLLVVFIWKYRARPGHEEQPSPTHNTPLEVTWTVIPVLIVIYIFWEGVTGFIHLATPPDNAYEVQVLGQKWNWTFTYPNGVVSPDLHVPVDTDVRLVMTSQDVIHSLYIPDFRIKRDAVPGRYEKEWFHATAVGQYQIFCAEYCGTQHSSMLSSVVVQTPQAFEKWLADEGNFIEKLPPEKLWEGGQKLYNQRGCKQCHSIDGSASIGPTFKGVWGHEVTLSDGSKVTVDENYVRESIVNPQAKVVAGFGPPSAMPTFQGRLKDKEITAIIEYLKTLKQPGESR, from the coding sequence ATGACGTGGACGTCTCTCCTCTCCGCCGTCGACACCGGTGCCAGCTTCTGGCTTCCGCGCCAGGGAAGCACGACGGCGCCCGCGGTCGACTCCCTCTTCCAGCTCATCACCTGGATCAGCGCGTTCTTCTTCGCCCTGATCGTCGGTCTGCTCGTCGTCTTCATCTGGAAGTACCGCGCGCGGCCGGGCCACGAGGAGCAGCCGTCCCCGACCCACAACACCCCGCTCGAGGTCACGTGGACCGTGATCCCGGTCCTCATCGTGATCTACATCTTCTGGGAAGGGGTCACCGGGTTCATCCACCTCGCGACGCCGCCGGACAACGCGTACGAGGTCCAGGTGCTCGGCCAGAAGTGGAACTGGACGTTCACCTACCCGAACGGCGTGGTGAGCCCCGATCTGCACGTCCCGGTCGACACCGACGTGCGGCTCGTCATGACCTCGCAGGACGTGATCCACAGCCTCTACATCCCCGACTTCCGCATCAAGCGCGACGCGGTGCCGGGGCGCTACGAGAAGGAGTGGTTCCACGCGACGGCGGTCGGCCAGTACCAGATCTTCTGCGCCGAGTATTGCGGGACGCAGCATTCGTCGATGCTGAGCTCGGTCGTCGTGCAGACGCCCCAGGCGTTCGAGAAGTGGCTCGCCGACGAGGGGAACTTCATCGAGAAGCTGCCGCCGGAGAAGCTCTGGGAGGGCGGGCAGAAGCTCTACAACCAGCGCGGCTGCAAGCAGTGCCACTCGATCGACGGATCGGCCAGCATCGGTCCCACGTTCAAGGGCGTCTGGGGGCACGAGGTCACGCTGAGCGACGGCTCGAAGGTGACCGTCGACGAGAACTACGTCCGCGAGTCGATCGTCAATCCGCAAGCGAAGGTCGTCGCGGGCTTCGGTCCGCCGAGCGCCATGCCGACCTTCCAGGGGCGCCTCAAGGACAAGGAGATCACCGCGATCATCGAGTATCTGAAGACCCTCAAGCAGCCGGGGGAGTCGCGATGA
- a CDS encoding TAT-variant-translocated molybdopterin oxidoreductase, producing the protein MPPLDDDQGRMWRSLEDLAGDPSFRETVGREFPLHADEMLAPSRRDFLRLMGASVALAGMTACRRWPTEHIVPFAHRPEGYVPGSVLQFATAFDLSGRAIGLLVSSYDGRPIKIEGNPLHPGSLGATDTFAQATILELYDPDRSTDVIERTGGAAHSRTQDDFDQWLDALAQEMTPSGGQGFRILAEPSSSPTLADLQAKLALKFPKAVWVEWDPLTGDQAREGASLAFGRPVRTVLDLAKADVIAAFDADLFVDDPQSIENARAWAVRRSASGGTMNRMWVVEAGFTNTGACADERIAVQSALVSVALGRLAARLRAHGLPLPPEIDDATSRFVSHPWDDKRIDALAQDLLAARGRGAVVVGKRQPAAAHALAHALNAALGNAGAAVRYAPDPAPARPSHSAAAAKLAGEIGAGLVEALLIVGGNPAYDAPGDLDFATKIASVKKSAHLALYDDETSRACRWHVPQAHYLEAWGDARAWDGTVSVVQPLIEPLYGGRSAIELVARFADGKATAGYDLVRRRFAGSDPEWRRIVHDGVAPGTRSADVSPAIAAGFGRAVASLADARQIGGGAAELVFTRSAFYDGRFANLGWLAELPDPVTKLTWDNAALLAPADADALGVKRNGDLVAITAAGGTITLPAYILPGQPVGTVGVALGWGRTAAGRVGNGLGVDAYRFRRSDALWRHEAKVTRASGHIELATTQDHHVVDALGKKEQAIRADELIRTGTLKEYKAHPEFAKEMVEVPKPANLWKPHEYSGHKWAMAIDLSSCVGCAACTIACQAENNIPVVGKSEVLRGREMHWIRVDRYFAGEAEKPRMAFQPMACHHCENAPCEQVCPVAATVHDHEGLNVMIYNRCVGTRYCSNNCPYKVRRFNWFNNHKHESAVAMMVYNPDVTVRSRGVMEKCTYCIQRIETAKIAAKNERRDLQDGEIVPACAQVCPTEAIVFGDLNLKGSRIAARHADARSYGVLDEVNTGPRTRYLARLKNPAGEEA; encoded by the coding sequence ATGCCACCGCTAGACGACGATCAGGGCCGCATGTGGCGCAGCCTCGAGGACCTCGCCGGCGATCCGTCGTTCCGCGAGACCGTGGGCCGCGAGTTCCCGCTTCACGCCGACGAGATGCTGGCGCCGTCGCGACGCGACTTCCTCCGGCTCATGGGCGCGTCGGTCGCGCTCGCCGGGATGACCGCCTGCCGCCGCTGGCCGACCGAGCACATCGTCCCGTTCGCGCACCGCCCCGAAGGGTACGTGCCGGGGAGCGTCCTCCAGTTCGCGACGGCGTTCGATCTCTCGGGCCGGGCGATCGGGCTCCTCGTCTCGAGCTACGACGGCCGGCCGATCAAGATCGAGGGCAACCCGCTCCACCCGGGAAGCCTCGGCGCGACCGACACGTTCGCCCAGGCCACGATCCTAGAGCTCTACGATCCCGACCGCAGCACCGATGTGATCGAGCGCACCGGCGGCGCCGCGCACTCGCGCACCCAGGACGATTTCGACCAGTGGCTCGACGCGCTCGCGCAGGAGATGACGCCGAGCGGCGGCCAAGGGTTCCGGATCCTCGCCGAGCCGTCGTCGTCGCCGACCCTGGCCGATCTGCAGGCGAAGCTGGCGCTCAAGTTCCCGAAGGCGGTCTGGGTCGAGTGGGATCCGCTGACCGGCGACCAGGCCCGCGAGGGAGCCTCGCTCGCCTTCGGCCGCCCCGTCAGGACGGTGCTCGACCTCGCGAAGGCGGACGTGATCGCCGCCTTCGACGCCGATCTCTTCGTGGACGACCCCCAGTCGATCGAGAACGCGCGGGCCTGGGCGGTCCGGCGCTCCGCCTCCGGCGGGACGATGAACCGGATGTGGGTCGTCGAGGCTGGCTTCACGAACACCGGAGCCTGCGCCGACGAGCGGATCGCGGTGCAGAGCGCCCTCGTCTCCGTGGCCCTCGGACGCCTCGCGGCGCGCCTGCGCGCCCACGGTCTGCCCCTCCCGCCCGAAATCGACGACGCCACCTCACGCTTCGTCAGCCACCCCTGGGACGACAAGCGGATCGACGCGCTCGCACAAGATCTCCTCGCCGCGCGCGGCCGCGGCGCGGTCGTCGTCGGGAAGAGGCAGCCCGCGGCGGCGCACGCGCTCGCGCACGCCCTGAACGCGGCGCTCGGGAACGCGGGGGCGGCGGTTCGCTATGCTCCCGACCCGGCTCCCGCGCGGCCCTCGCACAGCGCCGCCGCCGCCAAGCTCGCGGGGGAGATCGGCGCCGGGCTCGTCGAAGCGCTCCTCATCGTGGGCGGCAACCCCGCGTACGACGCGCCCGGAGATCTCGACTTCGCGACCAAGATCGCGTCGGTCAAGAAGAGCGCGCACCTCGCGTTGTACGACGACGAGACGTCCCGCGCATGCCGCTGGCACGTGCCGCAGGCGCACTACCTCGAGGCATGGGGCGATGCGCGGGCGTGGGACGGCACCGTGTCCGTCGTCCAGCCGCTCATCGAGCCGCTCTACGGCGGACGCTCGGCGATCGAGCTGGTCGCGCGCTTCGCCGACGGGAAGGCGACGGCCGGCTACGATCTCGTGCGCCGGCGCTTCGCGGGCTCCGATCCCGAGTGGCGGAGGATCGTCCACGACGGCGTCGCGCCCGGAACCCGCTCCGCCGACGTCTCCCCGGCCATTGCCGCGGGCTTCGGCCGCGCGGTCGCCTCGCTCGCCGACGCACGCCAGATCGGTGGAGGCGCGGCCGAGCTCGTCTTCACGCGGTCGGCCTTCTACGACGGCCGCTTCGCCAACCTCGGATGGCTTGCGGAGCTGCCCGACCCGGTGACGAAGCTCACGTGGGACAACGCCGCGCTCCTCGCCCCCGCCGACGCCGACGCACTGGGCGTCAAGCGCAACGGCGACCTCGTCGCCATCACCGCCGCGGGCGGGACGATCACGCTCCCCGCCTACATCCTCCCGGGCCAGCCGGTGGGGACGGTCGGCGTGGCGCTCGGATGGGGCCGGACCGCAGCGGGTCGCGTCGGCAACGGTCTCGGCGTCGACGCGTATCGCTTCCGGCGCTCGGACGCCCTCTGGCGCCACGAGGCGAAGGTCACGCGCGCATCCGGGCACATCGAGCTCGCGACGACGCAGGACCACCACGTCGTCGACGCGCTCGGCAAGAAAGAGCAGGCGATCCGCGCCGACGAGCTGATCCGGACCGGGACGCTGAAGGAATACAAGGCGCACCCCGAGTTCGCGAAGGAGATGGTGGAGGTCCCGAAGCCCGCCAACCTGTGGAAGCCGCACGAGTACAGCGGCCACAAGTGGGCGATGGCGATCGACCTCAGCTCGTGCGTGGGCTGCGCCGCCTGCACGATCGCCTGCCAGGCCGAGAACAACATCCCGGTCGTCGGCAAGAGCGAGGTCCTGAGGGGACGCGAGATGCACTGGATCCGCGTCGACCGCTACTTCGCCGGCGAGGCGGAGAAGCCGCGGATGGCTTTCCAGCCGATGGCCTGCCACCACTGCGAGAACGCGCCGTGCGAGCAGGTCTGCCCCGTGGCCGCGACGGTCCACGACCACGAGGGGCTGAACGTCATGATCTACAACCGCTGCGTCGGCACGCGCTACTGCTCGAACAACTGCCCCTACAAGGTCCGCCGCTTCAACTGGTTCAACAACCACAAGCACGAGAGCGCGGTCGCGATGATGGTCTACAACCCCGACGTCACCGTCCGCTCGCGCGGCGTCATGGAGAAGTGCACCTACTGCATCCAGCGGATCGAGACGGCGAAGATCGCGGCGAAGAATGAGCGCCGCGACCTCCAGGACGGGGAGATCGTGCCGGCGTGCGCGCAGGTCTGCCCGACCGAGGCGATCGTCTTCGGCGACCTCAATCTCAAGGGGAGCCGCATCGCCGCGCGGCACGCCGACGCGCGATCGTACGGGGTCCTGGACGAGGTCAACACCGGCCCGCGCACGCGCTACCTCGCGCGCCTCAAGAACCCCGCGGGGGAGGAGGCGTGA
- a CDS encoding DUF3341 domain-containing protein — protein MSAAPKAERALWGLLAEFPDADALTHAASRVRDAGYVRWDAYTPFPVHGLDDAMGVRPTRIPWLVFFAGATGCLGGVLMQWWMNAVDYPIIISGKPFFSLPANIPVAFELTILLASLTAFFAMLVFNGLPQLHHPLFRNERFRRTTTDAFFIAIDAKDPRFDVEETDRLLRGAGGTRVEWIEE, from the coding sequence ATGAGCGCGGCGCCGAAGGCCGAGCGCGCGCTCTGGGGACTGCTCGCCGAGTTCCCCGACGCCGACGCGCTGACCCACGCCGCGTCGCGTGTCCGCGATGCGGGCTACGTGCGCTGGGACGCGTACACGCCGTTCCCGGTCCACGGCCTGGACGACGCGATGGGCGTGCGGCCGACGCGCATCCCGTGGCTCGTCTTCTTCGCCGGGGCGACCGGCTGTCTCGGCGGCGTGCTCATGCAGTGGTGGATGAACGCCGTCGACTACCCGATCATCATCAGCGGCAAGCCGTTCTTCAGCCTGCCGGCGAACATCCCGGTCGCTTTCGAGCTGACGATCCTGCTCGCCTCGCTCACCGCGTTCTTCGCGATGCTCGTGTTCAACGGGCTGCCGCAGCTCCACCACCCGCTCTTCCGGAACGAGCGGTTCCGACGCACGACGACCGACGCATTCTTCATCGCGATCGACGCGAAGGACCCTCGGTTCGACGTGGAGGAGACCGACCGTCTCCTCCGCGGCGCCGGCGGCACCCGCGTCGAGTGGATCGAGGAGTAG
- the nrfD gene encoding NrfD/PsrC family molybdoenzyme membrane anchor subunit codes for MGVAALDPRAGRDNTSQDPTARQPLVLGGLDDAGVTERVCAIVEAPKPPKAWYVAFAIAASFTGILGLVVLYLITTGVGVWGLNKPVSWGFDITNFVFWVGIGHAGTLISAILYLFRQRWRTGINRFAEAMTIFAVICALLFPGIHVGRIWFEYWIAPLPNQMDMWPNFRSPLLWDFFAVGTYFTVSLCFWYMGLIPDLATIRDRAKTKVRQIAYGIAALGWRGSNRHWHRYERSYLLLAGLATPLVLSVHSVVSFDFATSMLPGWHATIFPPYFVAGAIFGGFAMVLLLSVPCRAWFGLKDLITPRHLENMCKILLATGMMVGYAYAIEFFISWYSGNPVEGFVFVNRAFGPYAWAYWTMVMCNVAAPQVFWSRRARSNPWIIFGVAAAVNVGMWFERFVIIVTTLSRDYLPSSWGSYTPTWVEVLTLMGSFGLFFTLFLVFLRFLPMVAMAEVKAVMPRPHREAHR; via the coding sequence ATGGGCGTCGCCGCCCTCGATCCGCGGGCCGGGCGCGACAACACGTCGCAAGATCCGACCGCCCGTCAGCCGCTCGTCCTCGGTGGGCTCGACGACGCGGGGGTCACCGAGCGTGTCTGCGCGATCGTCGAGGCTCCGAAGCCGCCGAAGGCCTGGTACGTCGCCTTCGCCATCGCGGCCTCGTTCACCGGGATCCTCGGCCTCGTCGTGCTCTACCTCATCACGACGGGCGTCGGCGTGTGGGGGCTCAACAAGCCGGTTTCCTGGGGCTTCGACATCACGAACTTCGTCTTCTGGGTCGGGATCGGCCACGCCGGCACGCTCATCTCGGCGATCCTCTACCTCTTCCGGCAGCGCTGGCGCACGGGGATCAACCGCTTCGCGGAGGCAATGACGATCTTCGCCGTCATCTGCGCGCTGCTCTTCCCCGGCATCCATGTCGGCCGCATCTGGTTCGAGTACTGGATCGCGCCGCTCCCCAACCAGATGGACATGTGGCCGAACTTCAGGAGCCCGCTCCTCTGGGACTTCTTCGCGGTCGGGACCTACTTCACCGTCTCCTTGTGCTTCTGGTACATGGGGCTCATCCCCGATCTCGCGACGATCCGGGACCGCGCGAAGACGAAGGTGCGCCAGATCGCCTACGGGATCGCGGCTCTCGGCTGGCGAGGGAGCAACCGGCACTGGCACCGCTACGAGCGCTCCTATCTGCTCCTGGCCGGGCTCGCGACGCCGCTCGTGCTCTCGGTGCACAGCGTCGTCAGCTTCGATTTCGCGACGTCGATGCTGCCGGGATGGCACGCGACGATCTTCCCGCCGTACTTCGTCGCCGGGGCGATCTTCGGCGGGTTCGCGATGGTGCTCCTGCTCTCGGTGCCGTGCCGCGCGTGGTTCGGCCTCAAGGACCTCATCACGCCGCGCCATCTCGAGAACATGTGCAAGATCCTCCTCGCGACCGGGATGATGGTCGGCTACGCCTACGCGATCGAGTTCTTCATCTCCTGGTACTCGGGCAACCCCGTCGAGGGGTTCGTCTTCGTGAACCGCGCCTTCGGCCCCTACGCGTGGGCGTACTGGACGATGGTCATGTGCAACGTCGCGGCGCCGCAGGTGTTCTGGTCGCGCCGCGCCCGCAGCAACCCGTGGATCATCTTCGGCGTCGCGGCAGCCGTGAACGTCGGCATGTGGTTCGAGAGGTTCGTCATCATCGTGACGACGCTCTCGCGCGACTACCTGCCTTCGAGCTGGGGATCGTACACCCCGACCTGGGTCGAGGTGCTCACGCTCATGGGGTCGTTCGGCCTCTTCTTCACCCTCTTCCTGGTCTTCCTCCGCTTCCTGCCGATGGTCGCGATGGCGGAGGTCAAGGCGGTCATGCCGCGCCCGCACCGCGAGGCCCACCGATGA
- a CDS encoding cytochrome c, whose amino-acid sequence MLRKRLPTIFVLAACLALLPFAFVFRARATLSALPRVHPIQGMDNQGRFKSQQVNPLFVDAREERPWVANTVARGHLPSDDAVRLGIKDGAWVEAIPLPVNATLLHRGQERFGIYCSPCHGLAGFGDGMVAARADRLQEGTWVPPTSMHDATVLARPVGHIYNTITNGIRTMPSYGPQIPEADRWAIVAYVRALQLSQRAPVALLTQDERAALKEVAK is encoded by the coding sequence GTGTTGCGCAAGCGGCTCCCGACGATCTTCGTCCTTGCGGCGTGCTTGGCGCTGCTGCCGTTCGCCTTCGTCTTCAGGGCACGCGCGACCCTGTCGGCCCTGCCGCGCGTCCACCCGATCCAGGGGATGGACAATCAGGGCCGGTTCAAGAGCCAGCAGGTGAACCCGCTCTTCGTCGACGCGCGCGAGGAGAGGCCCTGGGTCGCGAACACCGTCGCGCGCGGCCACCTGCCGTCCGACGACGCCGTCCGCCTCGGGATCAAGGACGGGGCGTGGGTCGAGGCGATCCCGCTTCCCGTCAACGCCACCCTGCTCCATCGCGGGCAGGAGCGATTCGGGATCTACTGCTCGCCGTGCCACGGCCTCGCCGGCTTCGGCGACGGGATGGTCGCGGCGCGCGCCGATCGCCTGCAAGAGGGGACATGGGTGCCCCCGACATCCATGCACGATGCGACGGTCCTGGCGAGGCCGGTGGGTCACATCTACAACACGATCACGAACGGGATCCGCACGATGCCCTCCTACGGGCCGCAGATCCCGGAGGCCGACCGCTGGGCGATCGTCGCGTACGTGCGGGCGCTCCAGCTCAGCCAGCGCGCTCCGGTCGCGCTCCTCACGCAAGACGAGCGTGCGGCGCTCAAGGAGGTCGCGAAGTGA
- a CDS encoding SCO family protein: protein MRAVVLLFVLAVVPAALAQDRSDPVPKALEGVGVDEKRDAALPLQLLFKDERGRDVTLGSYFKPGRPVILTLNYYRCPMLCTLELNGLVDGMKNLAWSPGDEFDVVTVSIDPREMPPLAAAKRVEYLSALGRPSAEAGWHFLTGSSSSIEALAQAVGFRYQYDAGTDQYGHAAAIFLLTPEGRVSRYLYGVRFDAPTLKMGLLEASRGKIGSAVDRFLLYCYHYDVESGRYVLAAVTLMRAAGALTVLVLGSVVGSFWLRERARGRAA, encoded by the coding sequence ATGAGAGCCGTCGTTCTCCTCTTTGTTCTCGCGGTCGTCCCGGCGGCGCTCGCCCAGGACCGTAGCGACCCCGTCCCGAAGGCGCTCGAGGGCGTGGGCGTCGACGAGAAGCGGGATGCCGCGCTCCCTCTCCAGCTCCTCTTCAAGGACGAGCGCGGACGGGACGTGACGCTCGGCTCCTACTTCAAACCCGGGCGGCCGGTCATCCTCACGCTCAACTACTACCGCTGCCCGATGCTCTGCACGCTCGAGCTGAACGGGCTCGTCGACGGGATGAAGAACCTCGCGTGGTCGCCCGGCGACGAGTTCGACGTCGTGACGGTCAGCATCGACCCGCGCGAGATGCCGCCGCTCGCCGCGGCGAAGCGCGTGGAATACCTCTCGGCGCTGGGCCGTCCCTCGGCCGAGGCCGGATGGCACTTCCTCACGGGATCGAGCTCGAGCATCGAGGCGCTCGCGCAGGCCGTCGGCTTCCGGTATCAGTACGATGCCGGCACCGACCAGTACGGCCACGCCGCGGCGATCTTCCTGCTGACGCCCGAAGGCCGGGTCTCGCGCTACCTCTACGGCGTGCGCTTCGACGCGCCGACCTTGAAGATGGGCCTCCTCGAGGCGTCGCGGGGGAAGATCGGCTCGGCCGTCGATCGGTTCCTCCTGTATTGCTACCACTACGACGTCGAGAGCGGCCGCTACGTCCTCGCCGCCGTGACGCTCATGCGCGCCGCGGGGGCGCTCACCGTGCTCGTCCTCGGCTCGGTCGTGGGATCGTTCTGGCTGCGCGAGCGCGCGCGGGGTCGTGCCGCATGA
- a CDS encoding cytochrome c3 family protein has translation MAQDGNRPFVFPKWVDDLKPLLAGLALGVPVFLVFLVWYGGSPATTDVGYAPVQPVPYSHLLHAGQLGIDCRYCHTTVEIAAHAAIPPTQTCMNCHTNIKSASPKLLTVRESNASGMPVPWVRVHDLPDFVYFNHSAHVQRGVGCAECHDRVDKMEVVYQAKKLSMGWCLDCHRNPDAHLRPPELVTKMDWPPPGTDRLAIGRKVREQYHLNPSEDCSTCHR, from the coding sequence ATGGCACAAGACGGCAATCGTCCGTTCGTCTTCCCCAAGTGGGTCGACGATCTGAAGCCCCTGCTCGCGGGCCTCGCCCTCGGCGTGCCGGTCTTCCTCGTCTTCCTGGTCTGGTACGGCGGATCGCCCGCGACGACCGACGTCGGCTACGCGCCCGTGCAGCCGGTCCCGTACTCGCATCTCCTCCACGCCGGGCAGCTCGGCATCGACTGCCGCTACTGCCACACGACGGTCGAGATCGCCGCCCACGCCGCGATCCCGCCCACGCAGACCTGCATGAATTGCCACACCAACATCAAGTCGGCGTCGCCGAAGCTCCTCACCGTTCGTGAGAGCAACGCGAGCGGGATGCCGGTGCCTTGGGTGCGCGTCCACGACCTTCCCGATTTCGTCTACTTCAATCACAGCGCCCACGTGCAGCGCGGCGTCGGGTGCGCCGAGTGCCACGACCGCGTCGACAAGATGGAGGTCGTCTATCAGGCGAAGAAGCTGTCGATGGGGTGGTGCCTCGACTGCCACCGCAACCCCGACGCGCACCTCCGCCCTCCCGAGCTCGTCACGAAGATGGACTGGCCGCCGCCGGGCACCGACCGGCTGGCGATCGGCCGCAAGGTCCGCGAGCAGTACCACCTGAACCCTTCCGAGGACTGCAGCACATGCCACCGCTAG